A single window of Halotalea alkalilenta DNA harbors:
- a CDS encoding HlyU family transcriptional regulator, producing the protein MLKKLFSSLLGGGREDAREQAPEVAEALEYKGYEILAAPVPTGGQYRVSGVIRRVGEAAEPQEHRFERSDTVPDREGCVVLTRQKAQRFIDDVGERMFDPR; encoded by the coding sequence ATGCTGAAGAAGCTGTTCTCCTCGTTGCTGGGCGGTGGGCGCGAGGACGCGCGCGAGCAGGCGCCGGAAGTCGCAGAGGCGCTCGAGTACAAGGGCTATGAAATCCTCGCCGCTCCCGTACCGACGGGGGGGCAGTACAGGGTCAGCGGCGTGATTCGCCGCGTCGGAGAGGCGGCCGAGCCGCAGGAGCATCGCTTCGAGCGCTCCGATACCGTACCCGACCGCGAAGGGTGCGTGGTGCTGACCCGCCAGAAGGCCCAGCGCTTCATCGATGACGTGGGTGAACGCATGTTCGATCCGCGCTGA
- a CDS encoding SulP family inorganic anion transporter, with the protein MNRKRTPFLEPAAERLPGLSRWRGLDTAGRCSDVLAGLITAALLVPQGMAYAALAGLPAEMGLYSALLPLLVYAMFGTSRVIAMGPMALTALLVGETLRGQGIHSSQFPAWAGTLALLVGAWLLLLYALRLGRLIDFVSPAVMQGFTAASALMIVISQLAGLLDLAGGEGNFFRQAAALLAQWASLSLTPVLFGTAALVMLVMIKHWLAPLLRMLGLPASVASIAGRCGPLLLLVAALVLVAWMDLPLARVGTLPAGLPGLTLPALDLDALGALAAPALGIALINYVSAISVAQTLAARQRERLYTQRELWVLGLCNLCAALSRGFPVTSGLGRAVVNLEAGSRTPLSSLFAAIALAAVLLFAAGIFAPLPKAVLAAVVIQAAWPLLDLRPLRRTWRYSRADGAAWLGAFAGVLVFGVMEGLAIGVGIALALLLTRASRPYIDEVGRLPQGGFRNPARYPVEIPPHLLMVRPGADLNFANMGALERFINAHLADRDGVSDLVLVMSGVLYIDGAALEALAQLDQRLEGQGVTLWLAELRAPVRDQLSATPFLASHRERVFFSTEDAWRRLAMREEDFSI; encoded by the coding sequence ATGAACCGGAAACGTACCCCGTTCCTCGAGCCCGCGGCGGAGCGCCTGCCGGGGCTTTCACGCTGGCGTGGGTTGGATACCGCCGGGCGATGCTCCGATGTGCTCGCGGGACTGATCACGGCGGCGCTGCTGGTGCCGCAGGGCATGGCCTATGCGGCCCTGGCCGGATTGCCGGCCGAGATGGGGCTCTATAGCGCGCTGCTGCCGCTGCTGGTCTATGCGATGTTCGGCACCAGCCGGGTGATCGCGATGGGGCCTATGGCGCTCACCGCGCTGCTGGTCGGCGAAACGCTGCGTGGCCAGGGCATCCACTCGTCCCAGTTCCCGGCCTGGGCCGGCACCCTGGCGCTGCTGGTAGGCGCCTGGCTGCTGCTGCTCTATGCGCTGCGCCTCGGGCGGCTGATCGATTTCGTAAGCCCGGCGGTGATGCAGGGATTCACCGCCGCTTCGGCGCTGATGATCGTCATCTCCCAGCTCGCCGGACTGCTCGACCTGGCCGGGGGCGAGGGCAATTTCTTCCGCCAGGCCGCAGCGCTGCTCGCCCAATGGGCATCGCTCTCGCTGACGCCTGTGCTGTTCGGCACCGCTGCGCTTGTGATGCTGGTGATGATCAAGCACTGGCTGGCCCCGCTCCTGCGCATGCTGGGCCTGCCGGCGTCGGTGGCGAGCATCGCCGGGCGCTGCGGGCCGCTGCTGCTGCTGGTTGCAGCGCTGGTGCTGGTGGCCTGGATGGACTTGCCGCTGGCACGCGTCGGCACGCTTCCCGCTGGCCTGCCAGGGCTGACGCTGCCTGCGCTCGACCTCGATGCCTTGGGTGCGCTGGCGGCGCCGGCGCTGGGTATTGCGTTGATCAACTACGTCAGTGCCATCTCGGTCGCCCAGACGCTGGCGGCGCGCCAGCGCGAGCGGCTCTACACTCAGCGTGAGCTCTGGGTGCTGGGGCTTTGCAATTTGTGCGCGGCGCTGAGCCGGGGGTTCCCCGTCACCAGTGGCCTGGGCAGGGCGGTGGTGAATCTCGAGGCGGGCTCGCGTACCCCATTGTCGTCGCTGTTCGCCGCCATCGCCCTGGCGGCGGTATTGCTCTTCGCGGCGGGGATCTTCGCCCCGCTGCCCAAGGCGGTGCTCGCTGCGGTCGTGATCCAGGCCGCCTGGCCGCTGCTCGACCTGCGCCCGCTTCGGCGCACCTGGCGCTACTCGCGCGCCGACGGCGCGGCCTGGCTGGGTGCCTTCGCCGGAGTGCTGGTGTTCGGGGTGATGGAGGGGCTGGCCATCGGGGTCGGGATCGCACTTGCACTGCTGCTCACCCGCGCCAGTCGTCCCTACATCGATGAGGTCGGGCGCCTGCCGCAGGGTGGCTTTCGCAATCCCGCCCGCTATCCGGTCGAGATTCCGCCCCATCTGCTGATGGTCCGCCCCGGGGCGGATCTCAACTTCGCCAACATGGGCGCGCTCGAGCGATTCATCAATGCGCACCTGGCCGATCGGGACGGCGTCTCCGACCTGGTGCTGGTGATGAGCGGAGTGCTCTATATCGACGGTGCCGCGCTCGAGGCGCTGGCGCAGCTCGATCAGCGTCTCGAAGGACAAGGGGTCACGCTGTGGCTTGCCGAGCTGCGCGCGCCGGTGCGCGACCAGCTCAGCGCGACGCCCTTCCTCGCCAGCCATCGGGAGCGGGTGTTCTTCTCCACCGAGGATGCCTGGCGGCGGCTCGCCATGCGTGAAGAGGACTTCAGTATCTGA
- a CDS encoding helix-turn-helix domain-containing protein: MSQLRTVHNLTLAELGEQVGRSSSTVSAWEKGFQMPEAESFDRLCRVLGVSRMWFLRPVPTVVEEKRRPYFFRSQAAAHKQARERSQLYLAWLQEISDFFQDAMEWPEVNVPILDADDCRLISDEEIEEIARECREVWQLGTGPIPNVIQVMENAGIICTRATLGHVKMDGVSHVSVLDDRPYVLIAEDKANAIRNRFDAAHELGHVVLHSKIPASQYAKKDFYDLLETQANRFASAFLMPPESFSQEVVWPTLDNLLSLKPRWKASVASMIVRCRDLSLLNEQLELRLWKGRSARKWTKGEPGDDAFVFEQPKLMMRGAHLLVDNCIFERAELVHQIGLPPETIEMLCNLRPGYLSAQPEAGDNVVPLRLKRNGVKSGRATRADILSFRK; encoded by the coding sequence TTGAGCCAGCTGCGCACGGTCCACAATCTGACCCTGGCGGAGTTGGGAGAGCAGGTTGGGCGCTCTTCCAGTACCGTTTCGGCCTGGGAGAAAGGTTTCCAGATGCCTGAGGCTGAGTCATTTGATCGCCTATGTCGCGTGTTGGGCGTTTCTCGCATGTGGTTTCTGAGGCCGGTGCCCACTGTAGTCGAAGAGAAACGTCGCCCTTATTTTTTCCGTTCCCAAGCGGCTGCTCACAAGCAGGCACGTGAAAGATCCCAACTGTATTTGGCTTGGCTCCAAGAGATCTCTGACTTCTTCCAAGATGCGATGGAGTGGCCTGAAGTCAATGTGCCAATACTAGATGCCGATGATTGCCGGCTGATTAGCGATGAAGAAATAGAGGAAATCGCGCGGGAGTGTCGCGAGGTTTGGCAGCTCGGTACGGGCCCTATCCCGAATGTCATCCAGGTGATGGAGAATGCGGGGATCATTTGCACCCGTGCAACGCTGGGACATGTCAAAATGGACGGTGTTTCCCATGTTTCAGTTTTGGATGACCGACCGTATGTGCTTATCGCTGAAGACAAAGCGAATGCGATTCGCAACCGTTTCGATGCAGCTCATGAGCTTGGACATGTCGTTCTTCACTCCAAAATACCAGCCTCGCAATATGCCAAAAAAGATTTTTACGATCTTCTAGAAACTCAGGCCAACCGTTTTGCCAGTGCCTTCTTGATGCCGCCTGAAAGCTTCTCTCAAGAGGTGGTGTGGCCGACGCTAGATAACCTGCTGTCACTTAAGCCGCGCTGGAAAGCCTCGGTAGCTTCAATGATCGTACGCTGCCGTGATTTATCGCTTCTCAATGAACAACTCGAGTTAAGGCTGTGGAAGGGGCGTTCGGCACGTAAGTGGACGAAAGGCGAGCCAGGCGATGATGCTTTTGTGTTTGAACAGCCCAAGCTGATGATGCGCGGTGCTCACCTTTTGGTTGATAACTGCATCTTTGAGCGTGCTGAGTTGGTGCACCAGATTGGGCTACCGCCAGAAACTATTGAAATGCTTTGCAACCTGCGCCCTGGCTATCTGAGCGCGCAGCCCGAAGCTGGGGATAACGTGGTTCCTCTTAGGCTCAAGCGCAATGGCGTAAAGTCTGGCCGAGCTACCCGGGCGGATATTCTATCCTTCCGGAAATAG